Proteins from a genomic interval of Streptomyces sp. NBC_01445:
- a CDS encoding carboxylate--amine ligase produces the protein MPFECDRDVPGLIVKFGDYPLHHGGVGAIRSLGRLGVPMYAITEDRYTPAASSRYLRRAFPWRTTGAEEPERLVEGMLRIARRIGRPTVLIPTDEEAAVLIAEHQEELADRGKFLFPRVEQDLPRRLASKQGLHELCVEHGVASPAASFPESYADIEEFAASVRFPVVAKNREAFTRRKQPAVNGTTKIATPEGLLELARDWGGQPGVILQEYLPREQAEDWIVHAYFDADSSPLALFTGVKVRSWPPHAGMTANAYVVDNPELADLAARFIKQIGFTGVIDLDLRFDRRDGQYKLLDFNPRMGAQFRLFESESGIDVVRALHLDLTGRAVPEGEQRAGHRYVVENIDLPALIAYRRSGYTTPHAPARATGTELAWLATDDLRPLFTMLARFVGPGARHLHQLWRTNRRGGGTTRTN, from the coding sequence GTGCCGTTCGAATGCGACCGGGACGTGCCGGGCCTGATCGTCAAGTTCGGTGACTATCCACTGCATCACGGAGGAGTGGGAGCAATCCGCAGCCTGGGCCGCCTCGGCGTGCCCATGTACGCGATCACGGAGGACCGTTACACGCCCGCGGCGTCCTCGCGCTATCTGCGCCGGGCCTTTCCCTGGCGGACCACCGGGGCCGAGGAACCGGAGCGGCTCGTCGAGGGCATGCTGCGCATCGCGCGCCGGATCGGCAGGCCCACGGTCCTGATCCCGACCGACGAAGAGGCGGCCGTCCTCATCGCCGAGCACCAGGAAGAACTGGCGGACCGGGGGAAGTTCCTGTTCCCCCGCGTCGAGCAGGACCTGCCGCGCCGCCTCGCCAGCAAGCAGGGGCTGCACGAACTGTGCGTGGAGCACGGTGTCGCGTCGCCGGCGGCCTCGTTCCCCGAGTCGTACGCCGACATCGAGGAGTTCGCCGCGTCGGTCCGCTTCCCGGTGGTCGCCAAGAACCGGGAGGCGTTCACCCGCCGCAAACAGCCCGCGGTGAACGGCACGACGAAGATCGCGACCCCCGAGGGCCTGCTCGAACTCGCCCGCGACTGGGGCGGGCAGCCCGGCGTGATCCTTCAGGAGTACCTGCCGAGGGAGCAGGCCGAGGACTGGATCGTGCACGCGTACTTCGACGCGGACTCTTCGCCACTGGCCCTCTTCACCGGCGTCAAGGTGCGCTCCTGGCCGCCGCACGCGGGCATGACGGCGAACGCGTACGTCGTCGACAATCCGGAACTCGCGGACCTCGCCGCGCGTTTCATCAAACAGATCGGCTTCACCGGCGTCATCGACCTCGACCTGCGCTTCGACCGGCGCGACGGCCAGTACAAGCTCCTCGACTTCAATCCGCGCATGGGCGCCCAGTTCCGGCTCTTCGAGAGCGAGTCCGGGATCGACGTCGTCCGTGCCCTGCACCTCGACCTGACCGGCCGCGCCGTCCCGGAGGGGGAACAGCGCGCGGGCCACCGGTACGTGGTGGAGAACATCGACCTGCCCGCTCTCATCGCCTACCGCCGCAGCGGCTACACGACCCCGCACGCCCCGGCCCGCGCCACGGGCACGGAGCTCGCCTGGCTCGCCACCGACGACCTGCGGCCCCTGTTCACGATGCTCGCCCGCTTCGTGGGCCCAGGAGCCCGCCACCTCCACCAGCTGTGGCGGACCAACCGCCGAGGCGGCGGCACGACCAGGACCAATTAG
- the nuoN gene encoding NADH-quinone oxidoreductase subunit NuoN → MSAAAVHSLWTTAADPISKIDAPKIEYGQLSPTLIVIGAAVLGVLVEAFVPRKSRYYVQVFLAVVALAAAFAAVVGLAAGGYGTTKAHIAAMGAIAVDGPALFLQGVILLTGLVAIFTFAERRLDPEAHGNRVDSFAAQASSVPGSDSEKAAVKAGFTTTEVFPLALFAIGGMLVFPAANDLLTLFIALEVFSLPLYLLCAVARRKRLVSQEAAVKYFLLGAFASAFTLFGIALLYGYAGSVSYATIADVVDGSIQNIDPALADTMGNDALLLIGVAMVVMGLLFKVGAVPFHMWTPDVYQGAPTPVTGFMAAATKVAAFGALLRLLYVVLPGLRWDWRPVMWAIAIITMLGGAIVAITQTDIKRLLAYSSIAHAGFILAGVIATTPDGISSVLFYLGAYSFVTVGAFAVVTLVRDAGGEATHLSKWAGLGRRSPLVAAVFAVFLLAFAGIPLTSGFAGKFAVFKAAAEGGAGALVVVGVISSAIAAFFYIRVIVLMFFSEPKADGPTVAVPSPLTMTTIAVGVAVTVVLGLAPQYFLDLANQASVFVR, encoded by the coding sequence GTGAGCGCAGCAGCCGTCCACAGCCTGTGGACAACGGCGGCCGATCCCATTTCCAAGATCGACGCGCCAAAGATCGAATATGGTCAATTGTCGCCCACCCTGATCGTCATCGGTGCGGCGGTCCTCGGGGTCCTTGTCGAGGCGTTCGTGCCGCGCAAGTCCCGCTACTACGTCCAGGTGTTCCTCGCCGTCGTCGCCCTGGCCGCCGCGTTCGCCGCGGTGGTCGGGCTCGCGGCGGGCGGGTACGGCACCACGAAGGCGCACATCGCGGCCATGGGCGCGATCGCCGTCGACGGCCCGGCCCTGTTCCTCCAGGGCGTGATCCTGCTGACCGGCCTCGTCGCGATCTTCACGTTCGCCGAGCGCCGCTTGGACCCGGAGGCGCACGGCAACCGCGTCGACTCGTTCGCCGCGCAGGCCTCGTCCGTGCCCGGCAGCGACAGCGAGAAGGCCGCCGTGAAGGCCGGGTTCACCACCACCGAGGTGTTCCCGCTCGCGCTCTTCGCGATCGGCGGCATGCTGGTCTTCCCCGCGGCGAACGACCTCCTGACGCTGTTCATCGCCCTGGAAGTCTTCTCCCTGCCGCTCTACCTCCTGTGCGCCGTGGCCCGCCGCAAGCGGCTCGTGTCGCAGGAGGCCGCGGTCAAGTACTTCCTCCTCGGCGCCTTCGCCTCGGCGTTCACCCTGTTCGGCATCGCCCTCCTGTACGGGTACGCGGGCTCCGTGTCGTACGCGACGATCGCCGACGTCGTCGACGGATCGATCCAGAACATCGACCCGGCGCTCGCCGACACCATGGGGAACGACGCGCTGCTGCTCATCGGCGTCGCCATGGTCGTCATGGGCCTGCTGTTCAAGGTCGGCGCCGTGCCGTTCCACATGTGGACCCCGGACGTCTACCAGGGCGCGCCGACACCGGTCACCGGCTTCATGGCGGCCGCCACGAAGGTCGCCGCCTTCGGCGCCCTCCTGCGGCTCCTGTACGTCGTCCTGCCCGGCCTGCGCTGGGACTGGCGGCCGGTCATGTGGGCCATCGCGATCATCACGATGCTGGGCGGCGCGATCGTCGCGATCACCCAGACCGACATCAAGCGGCTCCTCGCGTACTCGTCGATCGCGCACGCCGGATTCATCCTCGCCGGTGTCATCGCCACCACGCCCGACGGCATCTCGTCCGTGCTCTTCTACCTGGGCGCGTACTCCTTCGTGACCGTCGGCGCGTTCGCCGTGGTGACGCTGGTTAGGGACGCGGGCGGCGAGGCCACGCACCTGTCGAAGTGGGCGGGGCTCGGACGCCGCTCGCCGCTGGTCGCGGCCGTCTTCGCGGTGTTCCTGCTCGCCTTCGCCGGTATCCCGCTGACCTCGGGCTTCGCCGGAAAGTTCGCGGTGTTCAAGGCGGCGGCGGAGGGCGGGGCCGGTGCGCTCGTCGTGGTCGGTGTGATCTCGTCGGCCATCGCGGCGTTCTTCTACATCCGGGTGATCGTGCTCATGTTCTTCAGCGAGCCGAAGGCGGACGGCCCGACGGTCGCAGTGCCCTCGCCACTGACGATGACCACGATCGCGGTGGGTGTGGCGGTCACGGTGGTGCTGGGCCTCGCGCCGCAGTACTTCCTGGACCTGGCGAACCAGGCGAGCGTGTTCGTGCGGTAA
- the recQ gene encoding DNA helicase RecQ, whose translation MSEVTEPGVATAMRGGALETLHRVFGYDAFRGEQEAIIDHVVDGGDAVVLMPTGGGKSLCYQIPALVRPGTGVVISPLIALMQDQVDALRALGVRAGFMNSTQDFDERRTVEAEFLAGELDVIYLAPERLRLDSTLDLLSRGRISVFAIDEAHCVAQWGHDFRPDYLALSVLGRRWPDVPRIALTATATHATHQEITERLGMPDAKHFVASFDRPNIQYRIVPKADPKKQLLSFLKQEHEGDAGIVYCLSRKSVEATAEFLSRNGIEAVPYHAGLDAGTRAAHQSRFLREEGLVVCATIAFGMGIDKPDVRFVAHLDLPKSVEGYYQETGRAGRDGLASTAWMAYGLQDVVQQRKLINMGEGDEAFRRRAGSHLDAMLALCETAQCRRSQLLMYFGQEPQAASCGNCDTCLSPPETWDGTVAAQKILSTVVRLDRERRQKFGAGQVIDILMGRRTAKVIQFDHDQLSVFGIGEDLSEAEWRGVARQLLAQGLIAVEGEYGTLVLTEESGSVLGRQREVRLRKEAPRPATSRSASRDRKAKSPAADLPEQLLPVFEALRAWRGAQAKENGVPAYVIFHDATLKEIALQHPTSIGQLGTIGGVGEKKLATWGEGVLGVLAGLDGAGSSGPAAPADSAAGEAPEPDPGWPEDEQEPEDIDW comes from the coding sequence ATGAGCGAGGTGACGGAGCCCGGCGTGGCGACGGCGATGCGCGGCGGCGCGCTGGAGACGCTGCACCGCGTCTTCGGATATGACGCGTTCCGCGGCGAGCAGGAAGCGATCATCGACCACGTCGTGGACGGCGGGGACGCCGTCGTCCTGATGCCGACCGGCGGCGGAAAGTCCCTGTGCTACCAGATCCCGGCCCTGGTCAGGCCCGGCACGGGCGTCGTGATCTCGCCCCTCATCGCCCTCATGCAGGACCAGGTGGACGCGCTGCGCGCGCTGGGCGTGCGCGCCGGGTTCATGAACTCGACGCAGGACTTCGACGAGCGTCGCACCGTCGAGGCCGAGTTCCTCGCGGGCGAGCTGGACGTCATCTATCTGGCGCCGGAGCGGCTGCGCCTCGACTCCACGCTCGACCTGCTCTCCCGCGGCAGGATCTCCGTCTTCGCGATCGACGAGGCGCACTGTGTGGCGCAGTGGGGGCACGACTTCCGCCCGGACTACCTGGCCCTGTCCGTCCTCGGCCGGCGCTGGCCGGACGTGCCGCGCATCGCGCTCACGGCGACGGCGACGCACGCCACGCACCAGGAGATCACCGAGCGCCTGGGCATGCCGGACGCGAAGCACTTCGTGGCGAGCTTCGACCGGCCCAACATCCAGTACCGGATCGTGCCGAAGGCGGACCCGAAGAAGCAGCTCCTCAGCTTCCTCAAGCAGGAGCACGAGGGCGACGCGGGCATCGTGTACTGCCTGTCGCGCAAGTCGGTGGAGGCGACGGCCGAGTTCCTCAGCCGCAACGGCATCGAGGCGGTCCCGTACCACGCGGGCCTGGACGCGGGGACCCGCGCGGCGCACCAGTCCCGGTTCCTGCGCGAGGAGGGCCTGGTCGTCTGCGCGACCATCGCGTTCGGCATGGGCATCGACAAGCCCGACGTCCGGTTCGTCGCGCATCTCGATCTCCCGAAGTCCGTCGAGGGCTACTACCAGGAGACGGGCCGCGCCGGGCGTGACGGGCTCGCGTCCACGGCCTGGATGGCGTACGGGCTGCAGGACGTCGTCCAGCAGCGGAAGCTGATCAACATGGGGGAGGGGGACGAGGCGTTCCGGCGCCGGGCGGGGTCCCACCTCGACGCGATGCTGGCGCTGTGCGAGACGGCGCAGTGCCGCAGGTCCCAGCTCCTCATGTACTTCGGCCAGGAGCCGCAGGCGGCAAGCTGCGGCAACTGCGACACGTGCCTCTCGCCGCCGGAGACCTGGGACGGCACCGTCGCCGCTCAGAAGATCCTCTCCACGGTGGTGCGTCTCGACCGGGAGCGCAGGCAGAAGTTCGGCGCGGGCCAGGTCATCGACATCCTGATGGGCCGGCGAACGGCCAAGGTCATCCAGTTCGACCACGACCAGCTCTCCGTCTTCGGCATCGGCGAGGACCTGAGCGAGGCCGAATGGCGGGGCGTGGCACGGCAGTTGCTCGCGCAGGGACTCATCGCGGTCGAGGGCGAGTACGGGACGCTGGTGCTCACCGAGGAGAGCGGGAGCGTCCTCGGGCGCCAGCGGGAGGTGCGGCTGCGCAAGGAGGCGCCGCGCCCCGCCACGTCCCGGTCGGCCTCGCGGGACCGCAAGGCGAAGTCGCCCGCGGCGGACCTGCCGGAGCAGCTGCTGCCCGTGTTCGAGGCGCTGCGCGCGTGGCGCGGCGCGCAGGCGAAGGAGAACGGGGTCCCGGCGTACGTCATCTTCCACGACGCGACGCTCAAGGAGATCGCCCTCCAACACCCGACGTCCATCGGCCAGTTGGGCACGATCGGCGGCGTCGGCGAGAAGAAGCTGGCGACGTGGGGCGAGGGTGTGCTCGGCGTCCTGGCGGGCCTGGACGGCGCCGGTTCCAGCGGCCCGGCAGCCCCGGCCGACTCCGCCGCCGGGGAGGCGCCGGAGCCGGATCCCGGCTGGCCCGAGGACGAGCAGGAGCCGGAGGACATCGACTGGTGA
- a CDS encoding HAD family hydrolase, producing the protein MPAPFRSAPFELIATDLDGTLLRGDDTVSERTRDALAAAAAAGARHLVVTGRPAPRVRPLLGELGGTGLAVCAQGAQLYDAATDRIVWSLTLDRDLAEQALGKIEAEVGQVDAAVDQDGTDGLTLIEPGYVMPHPTLPAVRIERREELWAEPISKVLLRHPRLSDDELATVARAVVGDLATVTMSGPGTVELQPWGVTKATGLALAAERLGLTPQRTIAFGDMPNDLPMFAWAGHGVAMANAHAELRAAADEVTLSHEEDGVGVVLEREFGGWA; encoded by the coding sequence ATGCCCGCTCCGTTTCGCTCCGCTCCGTTCGAACTCATCGCCACAGACCTGGACGGGACGCTGCTGCGCGGCGACGACACGGTCTCCGAACGGACGCGCGACGCGCTCGCGGCCGCGGCAGCCGCGGGGGCCCGGCACCTCGTGGTGACGGGGCGGCCCGCGCCGCGCGTGCGGCCGCTGCTCGGCGAGCTCGGCGGCACCGGCCTCGCGGTCTGCGCCCAGGGCGCCCAGCTGTACGACGCGGCGACGGACCGCATCGTGTGGTCCCTGACCCTCGACCGCGACCTCGCCGAGCAGGCCCTCGGCAAGATCGAGGCCGAGGTCGGCCAGGTCGACGCGGCGGTCGATCAGGACGGTACGGACGGTCTGACGCTCATCGAGCCGGGCTATGTGATGCCGCACCCCACGCTCCCCGCCGTGCGGATCGAGCGCCGCGAGGAGCTGTGGGCCGAGCCCATCAGCAAGGTGCTGCTCCGTCATCCCCGGCTGAGCGACGACGAGTTGGCGACGGTGGCCCGGGCGGTCGTCGGCGATCTGGCGACGGTCACCATGTCGGGCCCCGGCACCGTGGAGCTCCAGCCGTGGGGCGTCACCAAGGCGACGGGGCTCGCGCTGGCTGCCGAACGGCTCGGTCTGACGCCGCAGCGCACGATCGCCTTCGGCGACATGCCGAACGACCTGCCGATGTTCGCGTGGGCCGGCCACGGCGTCGCCATGGCCAACGCCCACGCCGAACTCAGGGCGGCGGCCGACGAGGTCACCCTGTCCCATGAGGAGGACGGGGTGGGGGTTGTCCTGGAGCGGGAGTTCGGGGGCTGGGCGTAG
- a CDS encoding CocE/NonD family hydrolase, producing MTIRTSFPYETTREDVRVPLPDGTTLFARIWRPVTDEPVPAILEYLPYRLSDWTAPRDWQRHPWYAGHGYASVRVDVRGHGNSEGLPGDEYDTTELADGVAVVNWLAEQPWCSGKVGMFGISWGGFNSLQIAALAPEPLKAVVTVCSTDDRYDNDVHYMGGSVLAVDMHAWAATMLAFVSRPPDPQFVGEGWRDMWLERLEAVDPFIHTWLGHQTRDAYWQHGSVCEDYTAVRAAVLAVGGWHDPYRDTVLRLVENLPDQQVRGIIGPWSHQYPDRGLPPGPAIGFLQETLRWWDHHLKGADNGVMAEPKLRSWISDSHPPATVYPTLPGHWVGDPSWPSPNVAPLAYALQGPPVIVKSPQQTGLDAGRFFPFGNDADLPPDQRDEDAKSACFEFEVPSDLQVLGRPQVTLRITSEVPRGQVAVRVCDVAPDGSSTLVTRGVLNFSSREGRDKAVAWPPGTTDEVSFELNGIGHTFPAGHRIRLAVSSAYWPWIWPQPGSEAGFTLDPAGSTLELPVRMVDAENGADIGFEPPEQSEPMGVVYPATLDEQRPERLCVRDVAKGEWRLEVDPRYGGTRVYPDGLEFTEDAVETYVIQEADPLSARTRSDWSIRLHRPELAWDVTIKTRSEIACDATDFITSNEVVCRDGGEVVFHRTWEQRIPRTAG from the coding sequence ATCACCATCCGCACCTCCTTCCCCTACGAGACGACCCGCGAGGACGTTCGCGTACCCCTGCCGGACGGCACCACACTGTTCGCCCGCATCTGGCGTCCGGTGACCGACGAGCCGGTGCCCGCCATCCTCGAGTACCTCCCGTACCGCCTCAGCGACTGGACAGCGCCGCGCGACTGGCAGCGCCACCCCTGGTACGCGGGCCACGGCTACGCCTCCGTACGTGTCGACGTACGCGGGCACGGCAACTCGGAGGGCCTGCCCGGCGACGAGTACGACACGACGGAGCTCGCGGACGGGGTCGCCGTCGTCAACTGGCTGGCCGAACAGCCCTGGTGCAGCGGCAAGGTCGGCATGTTCGGCATCTCCTGGGGCGGCTTCAACTCCCTCCAGATCGCGGCCCTCGCGCCCGAGCCGCTCAAGGCGGTCGTCACGGTCTGCTCGACGGACGACCGCTATGACAACGACGTGCACTACATGGGAGGTTCCGTCCTCGCGGTGGACATGCACGCGTGGGCGGCGACCATGCTCGCCTTCGTGTCGCGGCCGCCCGACCCCCAGTTCGTCGGCGAGGGCTGGCGCGACATGTGGCTGGAGCGCCTCGAAGCGGTCGACCCGTTCATCCACACCTGGCTCGGCCACCAGACGCGCGACGCCTACTGGCAGCACGGCAGCGTCTGCGAGGACTACACCGCCGTACGCGCGGCCGTCCTCGCGGTGGGCGGCTGGCACGACCCGTACCGCGACACCGTCCTGCGCCTCGTCGAGAACCTGCCCGACCAGCAGGTGCGCGGGATCATCGGCCCCTGGTCGCACCAGTACCCGGACCGCGGCCTGCCGCCGGGCCCCGCGATCGGCTTCCTCCAGGAAACCCTCCGCTGGTGGGACCACCACCTCAAGGGCGCCGACAACGGCGTCATGGCGGAGCCCAAACTCCGCTCCTGGATCAGCGACTCGCACCCGCCCGCCACCGTCTACCCGACGCTGCCCGGCCACTGGGTCGGCGACCCGTCCTGGCCGTCCCCGAACGTCGCGCCTCTCGCGTACGCCCTTCAGGGCCCGCCCGTGATCGTGAAGTCACCCCAGCAGACGGGCCTGGACGCCGGCCGCTTCTTCCCCTTCGGCAACGACGCGGACCTGCCGCCGGACCAGCGGGACGAGGACGCGAAGTCGGCGTGCTTCGAGTTCGAGGTGCCCTCGGATCTGCAGGTCCTCGGCCGGCCGCAGGTGACGCTGCGGATCACCAGCGAGGTACCGCGCGGGCAGGTCGCCGTCCGGGTGTGCGACGTGGCGCCGGACGGCTCCTCGACGCTCGTCACACGCGGCGTCCTGAACTTCTCCTCTCGCGAGGGCCGGGACAAGGCCGTCGCCTGGCCCCCCGGCACCACGGACGAGGTCTCCTTCGAGCTGAACGGGATCGGTCACACCTTCCCGGCCGGGCACCGCATCCGCCTCGCGGTGTCGTCCGCTTACTGGCCGTGGATCTGGCCGCAGCCCGGATCCGAGGCCGGCTTCACCCTCGACCCGGCGGGCAGCACCCTCGAACTGCCGGTCAGGATGGTCGACGCCGAGAACGGCGCCGACATCGGCTTCGAGCCACCCGAACAGTCCGAGCCCATGGGTGTCGTCTACCCGGCCACCCTGGACGAACAGCGCCCCGAGCGCCTCTGCGTCCGCGACGTCGCCAAGGGCGAATGGCGCCTCGAGGTCGACCCGCGCTACGGCGGCACCCGGGTCTACCCCGACGGCCTCGAATTCACCGAGGACGCCGTGGAGACGTACGTCATCCAGGAGGCCGACCCACTCAGCGCGCGCACCCGTTCCGACTGGTCGATCCGCCTGCACCGGCCCGAGCTGGCATGGGACGTGACGATCAAGACCCGCTCCGAGATCGCCTGCGACGCGACGGACTTCATCACCAGCAACGAGGTGGTGTGCCGGGACGGCGGCGAGGTGGTCTTCCACCGGACATGGGAGCAGCGGATTCCGCGTACGGCGGGGTGA
- the fahA gene encoding fumarylacetoacetase, with translation MSEQTPLTPLDLPEGDPFGPHNLPYGVFSLPGEAVEARRVGVRLGSYVLDAGAAAAALGSPYVSLLARPTLNPLMAAGRTAWSDVRRALTAWVTVPAHRETVRPLLHPLAEVTLHLPFEVADYVDFYASENHARNLGRMFRPDEEPLKPNWKHLPVGYHGRAGTVVVSGTDVVRPSGQRKPPADPAPVFGPSVRLDIETELGFVVGTPSAQGTPVPLSAYRDHVFGLCLLNDWSARDIQSWETVPLGPHLGKSFATSVSAWITPLDALDEARVAPPERTYPLLPYLDDTAPSPDGIADEPGGYDLHITVTLNGHVISETSSASLYWTAAQMLAHMTVAGASLRTGDLYGSGTISGASENARGSLIEITWNGRDPIELPDGKRTFLENGDVVTMTAWAQGPDNTRVGLGEVTGRIVAGATA, from the coding sequence ATGTCCGAGCAGACCCCGCTCACCCCCCTCGACCTCCCCGAAGGCGACCCCTTCGGACCGCACAACCTCCCGTACGGGGTGTTCTCCCTGCCGGGGGAGGCCGTGGAAGCGCGCCGGGTCGGCGTGCGCCTCGGCTCGTACGTGCTGGACGCGGGCGCCGCGGCGGCCGCGCTCGGCTCGCCCTACGTCTCCCTGCTCGCCCGTCCCACCCTGAACCCGCTCATGGCGGCGGGCCGCACCGCCTGGTCGGACGTGCGCCGCGCGCTCACGGCCTGGGTCACGGTCCCGGCCCACCGCGAAACCGTGCGCCCCCTGCTGCACCCGCTCGCCGAAGTCACCCTGCACCTCCCCTTCGAGGTCGCGGACTACGTCGACTTCTACGCTTCGGAGAACCACGCCCGGAACCTGGGCCGGATGTTCCGCCCGGACGAGGAGCCTCTGAAGCCCAACTGGAAGCATCTGCCGGTGGGTTACCACGGTCGCGCCGGGACGGTCGTGGTCTCGGGCACGGACGTGGTCCGCCCCTCGGGCCAGCGCAAGCCCCCGGCCGACCCGGCCCCGGTCTTCGGCCCGTCGGTACGGCTCGACATCGAGACGGAGCTCGGCTTCGTCGTCGGGACGCCGTCCGCGCAGGGCACGCCGGTGCCGCTGTCCGCGTACCGCGACCACGTGTTCGGGCTGTGCCTCCTCAACGACTGGTCGGCGCGCGACATCCAGTCCTGGGAGACCGTGCCGCTCGGCCCGCACCTCGGCAAGTCGTTCGCCACGTCGGTCTCGGCGTGGATCACCCCGCTGGACGCGCTGGACGAGGCGCGTGTGGCGCCCCCGGAGCGCACATACCCGCTGCTGCCGTACCTGGACGACACGGCACCCTCCCCCGACGGCATCGCGGACGAGCCCGGCGGCTACGACCTGCACATCACTGTCACCCTCAACGGCCATGTCATCTCCGAGACCTCCTCCGCCTCCCTGTACTGGACGGCGGCGCAGATGCTGGCGCACATGACGGTGGCCGGCGCCTCCCTGCGCACGGGCGACCTGTACGGCTCCGGCACCATCAGCGGCGCCTCGGAGAACGCACGCGGCTCCCTCATCGAAATCACCTGGAACGGCCGCGACCCCATCGAACTCCCCGACGGCAAGCGAACGTTCCTCGAGAACGGTGACGTGGTCACGATGACGGCCTGGGCCCAGGGCCCGGACAACACACGCGTGGGCCTCGGCGAAGTGACGGGGCGGATCGTGGCGGGCGCCACGGCATGA
- a CDS encoding FAD-dependent oxidoreductase: MIHPVAVIGAGPYGLSTAAHLRARGIPVRVFGDPMVSWRSHMPAGMLLKSVPSASNIDAPQRGHDLVDYCDAAGIPRLVTDEDIVPVETFVAYGDWFQQKLVPDLERVRVVSVDRRGHENFEVKLDSGEQFTARAVVVATGLSGLDHLPHELAAAAPDGPAPTGPVSHSSQHHDLSRFSGRELVVVGAGQSALEAAALAAEAGASVRIVARGQGSVRFGAPPWDQPKLRPETPFGRAWSLYALTYYPHPYRHLPPQARHFLVRRVLGPLGAWWLRERFEDKVRVREVEGIVGSAAADGGAVLTVRAPGGRREELTADHVIAATGYRVDLAAMDFLGDGLRTRIAASRGTPKLGAGYVSSVPGLYFTGMLGGSSFGPVMRFVCGTEFASPRLVKHLAAAHA, encoded by the coding sequence GTGATTCATCCGGTAGCTGTCATCGGAGCGGGCCCGTACGGCCTGTCGACCGCCGCCCATCTGAGGGCACGCGGCATTCCGGTACGCGTCTTCGGCGACCCCATGGTGAGCTGGCGCTCGCACATGCCCGCGGGAATGCTCCTGAAGTCCGTGCCGTCCGCCTCGAACATCGATGCCCCGCAGCGCGGCCACGACCTAGTCGACTACTGCGACGCCGCGGGGATCCCGCGCCTCGTGACGGACGAGGACATCGTCCCGGTCGAGACGTTCGTCGCCTACGGGGACTGGTTCCAGCAGAAGCTCGTGCCCGACCTGGAGCGGGTCAGGGTCGTGTCGGTGGACCGGCGCGGACACGAGAACTTCGAGGTCAAGCTGGACTCCGGTGAGCAGTTCACGGCCCGCGCGGTCGTCGTCGCCACCGGCCTCTCGGGCCTCGACCACCTGCCGCACGAGCTCGCCGCGGCGGCGCCCGACGGCCCCGCCCCCACAGGCCCCGTCTCCCACAGCTCGCAGCACCACGACCTGTCCCGTTTCTCCGGCAGGGAACTCGTCGTCGTCGGCGCCGGGCAGTCCGCCCTGGAGGCCGCCGCGCTCGCCGCGGAGGCCGGGGCGAGCGTGCGGATCGTGGCGCGCGGCCAGGGCTCCGTACGATTCGGCGCGCCGCCGTGGGACCAGCCGAAGCTGCGCCCCGAGACGCCGTTCGGCCGGGCCTGGTCGCTGTACGCGCTGACGTATTACCCGCATCCGTACCGCCATCTCCCGCCACAGGCACGGCACTTCCTCGTCCGGCGGGTGCTCGGGCCGCTCGGGGCGTGGTGGCTGCGCGAGCGGTTCGAGGACAAGGTGCGGGTGCGCGAGGTGGAAGGAATCGTGGGGTCCGCCGCGGCGGACGGAGGCGCGGTCCTCACGGTGCGGGCCCCCGGCGGGCGCCGCGAGGAGCTGACCGCGGACCACGTCATCGCCGCGACCGGCTACCGCGTGGACCTCGCCGCGATGGACTTCCTCGGCGACGGTCTGCGGACCCGGATCGCCGCCAGCCGGGGTACCCCCAAGTTGGGGGCGGGCTATGTGTCCTCGGTGCCGGGGCTCTACTTCACGGGCATGCTGGGCGGGTCGTCGTTCGGGCCGGTGATGAGGTTCGTGTGCGGCACCGAGTTCGCGTCGCCGCGGCTGGTGAAGCATCTCGCGGCGGCACACGCGTGA